The following coding sequences lie in one Candidatus Hydrogenedentota bacterium genomic window:
- a CDS encoding DUF2232 domain-containing protein gives MLTGFLLAGAMAALPVPVALLWARGRRGAALAPALAAGLPALFLGGAPLMLVVSGAVALAGVLLGALARRGWSIGWCVAALALLMFCMSLISVSGTTRSDWSVFFNARAAALEAEAGGGTALAEVMKWMDERLPFVGFGLLFQGALFSAAAQAGLVFFLLRAGADGEAAPVPKGRFRTMRPPEWLVWLAILALALWLADNRWPNDAVRFVAWNGAIALSAVYWLNGLGIALCAMEAFGLRPVMCVVLLALLFIMQAQHLLAVAGFVDTWFDQRLTAARIAAAWRARRDRDDD, from the coding sequence ATGCTTACGGGTTTCCTGCTGGCCGGGGCCATGGCGGCCCTGCCCGTGCCGGTGGCCCTTCTGTGGGCGCGCGGCCGGCGCGGCGCGGCGTTGGCGCCCGCCCTGGCGGCCGGTCTTCCCGCGCTGTTCCTGGGCGGCGCCCCGCTGATGCTGGTGGTGTCCGGTGCGGTGGCGCTTGCGGGCGTGCTTCTCGGCGCGCTTGCGCGCCGTGGATGGTCTATCGGGTGGTGCGTGGCGGCGCTTGCGTTGCTGATGTTCTGCATGTCCCTGATCAGCGTGTCCGGGACCACCCGGAGTGACTGGTCGGTGTTTTTCAACGCGCGGGCGGCGGCGCTGGAGGCGGAGGCGGGCGGCGGCACCGCGCTGGCCGAGGTGATGAAGTGGATGGACGAGCGGCTGCCTTTTGTGGGGTTCGGGCTGCTCTTCCAGGGCGCGCTGTTCAGCGCGGCGGCGCAGGCCGGCCTTGTCTTCTTCCTGCTGCGCGCGGGGGCGGACGGTGAGGCGGCGCCGGTGCCCAAGGGCCGCTTCAGGACCATGCGCCCGCCGGAATGGCTGGTCTGGCTGGCCATCTTGGCGCTGGCGCTTTGGCTGGCGGACAACCGGTGGCCGAACGACGCGGTGCGGTTTGTCGCGTGGAACGGCGCCATCGCGCTGTCGGCGGTGTACTGGCTGAACGGGCTGGGCATCGCCCTGTGCGCGATGGAGGCCTTCGGGCTGCGGCCTGTGATGTGCGTGGTGCTGCTCGCGCTGCTTTTCATCATGCAGGCGCAGCACCTGCTGGCGGTGGCGGGGTTTGTGGACACCTGGTTTGACCAGCGCCTCACGGCGGCCCGCATTGCGGCGGCCTGGCGGGCGCGGCGGGACCGGGACGATGACTAG
- the glgX gene encoding glycogen debranching protein GlgX translates to MKRRTDYSKLRVIPGRPYPMGPIVYDEGVRFTVFSRHARRVWLALFDHIGDQEPVWEYEYDPVHHRTGDVWSIFVKGLREGAYFLYRMAGPYEPENGHRFNPRLYLLDPYAKAMVGDIHEGTMKCVAVHDKMDWVDDIRPRIPIDQLVIYETHVRGLTRHESSGVKHPGTYRGLIEKIPHLLELGVNAVELLPVQEIGENWLGRCDVGTGRELTNYWGYSTIGFFAPAGRYAVRASCQEHLDEFREMVSALHAAGIEIILDVVFNHTSEGNEKGPTLCFKGIDNSIYYILDKGEYLNYSGCGNTVNCNHPLVRDFIMDCLRYWVAVMHIDGFRFDLASILGRDQKGNIIEDAPLLMRIAEDPVLRDVKLIAEAWDAGGAYQVGSFGGDRWAEWNGKYRDDVRRFWRGDPGMRGSLAMRITGSADLYARSGRTALHSVNFVTCHDGFTLADLVTYEQKRNEGNGEGNRDGSDANYSWNCGVEGPGGDPEINRLRRRMMKNHAATLLLSLGVPMLLGGDEFGRTQRGNNNAYCQDNEISWHDWSLREKNAELFRFVREMITFRREHPVLRRPNFFTGPAADTPSDDADLVWFGPDGGEMDWTGKDNLLACRVHQRENGGTALCMLFNATGDKVVFTLPKGGWRVCVDTAAAAPMDITSADTAPKPGTHCAVDARSLVILTDGP, encoded by the coding sequence ATGAAACGGCGAACCGACTATTCCAAACTTCGAGTCATCCCCGGCAGGCCCTATCCCATGGGCCCCATCGTCTACGACGAGGGGGTCCGGTTCACGGTGTTCAGCCGCCATGCCCGGCGCGTGTGGCTGGCCCTTTTCGACCACATCGGTGACCAGGAGCCCGTCTGGGAGTATGAGTATGACCCGGTCCACCACCGCACCGGGGACGTGTGGTCCATCTTCGTGAAAGGCCTGCGTGAGGGCGCCTATTTCCTCTACCGCATGGCCGGACCGTATGAGCCGGAAAACGGGCACCGGTTCAACCCGCGCCTTTACCTGCTGGACCCCTACGCCAAGGCCATGGTCGGCGACATCCACGAGGGGACCATGAAGTGCGTCGCCGTCCACGACAAGATGGACTGGGTGGACGACATCCGCCCCAGGATTCCCATTGACCAACTGGTCATCTATGAGACCCATGTGCGCGGCCTCACCCGCCATGAATCGTCCGGGGTAAAACATCCGGGCACCTACCGGGGGCTCATCGAGAAGATACCGCACCTGCTGGAGCTCGGCGTGAACGCAGTGGAACTGCTGCCGGTGCAGGAAATCGGCGAGAACTGGCTGGGCCGCTGCGATGTGGGCACGGGCCGGGAGCTGACAAACTACTGGGGCTACAGCACCATCGGCTTTTTCGCGCCGGCGGGCAGGTACGCCGTCCGCGCGTCCTGCCAGGAGCACCTGGACGAGTTCCGGGAAATGGTCAGCGCCCTGCACGCGGCGGGCATCGAAATCATTCTCGATGTTGTCTTCAACCACACCTCCGAGGGCAACGAAAAAGGGCCCACCCTCTGCTTCAAGGGGATTGACAACTCCATCTATTACATTTTGGACAAGGGCGAGTACCTGAACTACAGCGGGTGCGGAAACACGGTGAACTGCAACCACCCCCTGGTCCGCGACTTCATCATGGACTGCCTGCGCTACTGGGTCGCGGTCATGCACATTGACGGGTTCCGCTTCGACCTGGCCTCCATTCTCGGGCGGGACCAGAAGGGGAACATCATCGAGGACGCGCCGCTGCTCATGCGCATCGCCGAGGACCCCGTGCTCCGGGACGTGAAACTCATCGCCGAGGCCTGGGACGCGGGCGGCGCCTACCAGGTCGGCTCTTTCGGCGGCGACCGCTGGGCCGAATGGAACGGAAAATACCGCGACGATGTGCGCCGCTTCTGGCGGGGGGACCCGGGAATGCGCGGCAGTCTGGCCATGCGCATCACCGGAAGCGCCGACCTCTACGCCCGCTCCGGTCGCACCGCCCTGCACAGCGTCAATTTTGTCACCTGCCACGACGGGTTCACCCTGGCGGACCTGGTCACTTATGAGCAGAAACGCAACGAGGGGAACGGCGAGGGGAACCGGGACGGCTCGGACGCAAATTACAGTTGGAACTGCGGCGTCGAGGGGCCAGGCGGCGACCCGGAAATCAACCGGCTGCGCCGCCGCATGATGAAGAACCACGCCGCGACGCTGCTGCTTTCCCTGGGCGTGCCCATGCTGCTCGGCGGCGACGAGTTCGGCCGCACCCAGCGGGGAAACAACAACGCCTATTGCCAGGACAACGAGATTTCATGGCATGACTGGTCGCTCCGCGAAAAAAACGCCGAGCTGTTCCGCTTTGTGCGGGAAATGATCACCTTCCGAAGGGAGCATCCCGTGCTGCGGCGCCCCAATTTTTTTACCGGGCCCGCCGCCGACACTCCGTCGGACGACGCCGACCTGGTCTGGTTTGGGCCGGACGGGGGGGAGATGGACTGGACGGGAAAGGACAACCTGCTGGCCTGCCGGGTGCATCAGCGCGAGAATGGCGGCACCGCCCTCTGCATGCTCTTTAACGCCACCGGAGACAAGGTGGTGTTCACCCTGCCCAAAGGTGGCTGGAGGGTCTGTGTGGACACCGCCGCGGCGGCGCCCATGGACATCACCAGCGCGGATACGGCCCCTAAACCCGGAACACACTGCGCTGTGGACGCGCGCTCCCTGGTGATACTCACCGACGGTCCATGA
- the ssb gene encoding single-stranded DNA-binding protein, whose product MGDLRVPDLNNVLVAGRLTRDPELKYTSGGQAYCKIGVANSRYYKDKSGNRQEDTTFLDAVVWGPMAEFVGERLRKGRAVLLEGRLTTSEWEDRNTGQKRSKVEINARRVTPLEWDDDGSRSGSGPRPQQQAPAPPAPREIEEPIPEDDIPF is encoded by the coding sequence ATGGGCGATCTTCGCGTGCCGGACCTTAACAATGTGCTTGTGGCGGGCCGTTTGACCCGCGACCCCGAGCTGAAGTACACCAGCGGGGGCCAGGCCTACTGCAAAATCGGCGTCGCCAACAGCCGCTATTACAAGGACAAGTCGGGCAACCGCCAGGAGGACACAACCTTCCTTGACGCGGTGGTCTGGGGTCCGATGGCGGAGTTTGTGGGCGAGCGCCTTCGCAAGGGCCGCGCCGTGCTGCTGGAGGGCCGTCTGACCACGAGCGAGTGGGAGGACCGGAACACTGGCCAGAAGCGCAGCAAGGTCGAGATCAACGCGCGCCGCGTGACACCGCTGGAGTGGGATGACGACGGGAGCCGGTCAGGCTCCGGTCCGCGCCCGCAGCAGCAGGCGCCCGCGCCGCCGGCGCCCCGCGAGATCGAGGAGCCGATCCCCGAGGACGACATTCCCTTCTAG
- a CDS encoding SUMF1/EgtB/PvdO family nonheme iron enzyme, protein MLLVLAAALLLSPGAMEETSDTMPLNPMVFQAQEGCSWQSGSASPRMNEHYIAGPAPGEDRAAWLAAAVDYRKRARMGTLPRHIAMRYDGVRAWVRAALPVAGLLALKPGDRLLVTVSARWREGNSGLCMAFDYCDPDSGAWLGWSGVLAAPEIPRDGEWHEVEAEITVPDGAHGVVRPITGMDATHDPAPGRVDIRDIMLGMDDVDRMLPLSRYLKSLVKPGIQRCLYNREDLQWAATTFTGHFTFMYDRSFYDPEKGYRVAELLADGEAAFGGYDTVILWHAYPRIGVDDRNQFDFFRDMPGGLEGLRGVVDEFHRAGVKVFLPYKPWDTGTRREGMSDERALGEMLRVLDADGIYLDTLGEATPVLRHILDDIKPGAVIASELHPPVEQLTLMSQSWAQWLHDPEPPGMLHLKWLEPRHMQQQIRRWNTDHSGEIETAFFNGSGMVVWENVFATHNPWRPEDRALWKRAVRILRAFSPEFTSDAWDPFVPTTHPTLFAHCWPGAVTTLFTLCNTGEAPVSGTLLETALPDGVSPDAVRVVDLWNGAGVPVEMSPGGLLRITGTVDRLGCFALVAGDDPRMTPPYVPPVPEDDPRILDRAALSVAEPRPAAPAPVAGGAPEGMVRVEGGPVRMKLRHQRRECGCHPDPGTPPEQWHEWLRGEGHDQELAHDYTVELPPYYLDEAQVSNADFKRFLDATGYRPRQPENFLKHWPGGVMPPEIAELPVVYVGLDDARAYARWAGKRLATEPEWHLAAQGGDGREWPWGGAFDPAKCNPGSGPMSVRSLPEGRSAAGCYHMSGNVWEWTESERDDGHTRFCILRGGGWFKPEGSGWYVQGGPQPCTSHTKFLLLWPGLDRCATIGFRCAADPAP, encoded by the coding sequence ATGTTGCTCGTTCTGGCCGCCGCGTTGCTGCTGTCCCCGGGCGCAATGGAGGAGACTTCCGACACCATGCCTCTCAACCCAATGGTATTCCAGGCGCAGGAGGGCTGCTCGTGGCAGAGCGGCTCCGCGAGCCCGCGCATGAACGAGCATTACATCGCCGGGCCCGCGCCGGGCGAGGACCGCGCCGCATGGCTAGCCGCCGCGGTGGACTACCGCAAACGGGCGCGCATGGGCACACTGCCGCGTCATATCGCGATGCGCTATGATGGGGTGCGGGCCTGGGTCCGCGCGGCGCTGCCCGTGGCGGGCCTGCTCGCCCTGAAACCGGGGGACCGGCTGCTGGTCACCGTCTCGGCGCGGTGGCGGGAGGGGAACAGCGGCCTGTGCATGGCCTTTGACTACTGCGACCCGGACTCGGGCGCGTGGCTGGGTTGGTCGGGCGTGCTGGCCGCGCCGGAAATCCCCCGCGACGGGGAATGGCACGAGGTGGAGGCGGAAATCACCGTGCCGGACGGCGCCCATGGCGTGGTCCGCCCCATCACCGGCATGGACGCCACGCACGACCCCGCGCCGGGCCGGGTGGACATCCGGGACATCATGCTGGGCATGGACGACGTGGACCGCATGCTCCCCCTCAGCCGTTACCTGAAGTCCCTGGTCAAGCCGGGCATACAGCGCTGCCTCTACAACCGGGAAGACCTGCAATGGGCCGCCACGACCTTCACCGGCCATTTCACGTTCATGTACGACCGATCCTTTTACGACCCGGAAAAGGGCTACCGCGTGGCGGAATTGCTGGCCGACGGCGAGGCCGCCTTCGGCGGCTATGACACGGTCATCCTCTGGCACGCCTATCCGCGCATCGGCGTGGACGACCGGAACCAGTTCGACTTCTTCCGCGACATGCCCGGCGGGCTGGAGGGGCTGCGCGGCGTGGTGGACGAATTCCACCGTGCGGGCGTGAAGGTCTTCCTCCCCTACAAGCCCTGGGACACGGGCACGCGCCGCGAGGGCATGAGCGACGAGCGGGCGCTGGGCGAAATGCTGCGCGTTCTGGACGCGGACGGCATCTATCTGGACACCCTGGGCGAGGCCACGCCCGTGCTGCGCCACATTCTGGACGACATCAAGCCGGGCGCGGTCATCGCCAGCGAGCTGCACCCGCCCGTCGAGCAGTTGACCCTCATGAGCCAGTCCTGGGCGCAGTGGCTCCACGACCCGGAACCGCCGGGCATGCTGCACCTCAAGTGGCTGGAGCCGCGCCACATGCAGCAGCAAATCCGCCGGTGGAACACGGACCATTCAGGCGAGATTGAGACGGCCTTCTTCAACGGCTCCGGCATGGTGGTCTGGGAGAATGTCTTCGCCACGCACAACCCCTGGCGGCCCGAAGACCGCGCCCTGTGGAAACGCGCCGTCCGCATCCTCCGGGCTTTTTCGCCGGAATTCACCTCGGACGCCTGGGACCCCTTTGTGCCCACGACGCACCCGACACTCTTCGCACACTGCTGGCCCGGTGCCGTGACCACCCTGTTCACCCTGTGCAACACAGGGGAGGCCCCGGTGTCCGGAACCCTGTTGGAAACGGCCCTTCCGGATGGTGTTTCCCCGGACGCGGTGCGCGTGGTGGACCTGTGGAATGGCGCGGGGGTGCCCGTCGAAATGTCTCCCGGCGGTTTGCTCCGCATCACGGGCACCGTGGACCGCCTCGGCTGTTTTGCTTTGGTGGCCGGGGACGACCCGCGCATGACCCCGCCTTATGTTCCCCCTGTCCCGGAGGACGACCCGCGTATCCTAGACCGCGCCGCATTGTCCGTGGCCGAACCGCGCCCCGCAGCCCCCGCCCCCGTTGCAGGGGGCGCGCCGGAGGGCATGGTCCGCGTGGAGGGCGGTCCCGTGCGCATGAAACTGCGCCACCAGCGCCGGGAGTGCGGCTGCCACCCCGACCCGGGCACCCCGCCAGAACAGTGGCATGAATGGCTCCGGGGCGAGGGGCACGACCAGGAACTGGCCCACGACTACACGGTGGAACTGCCCCCCTACTACCTGGACGAGGCGCAGGTGAGCAACGCCGACTTTAAGCGTTTCCTGGACGCGACGGGGTACCGTCCCCGGCAGCCGGAGAATTTTCTGAAGCACTGGCCCGGCGGCGTGATGCCGCCGGAAATCGCCGAACTGCCCGTGGTGTATGTGGGCCTGGACGACGCCCGCGCCTATGCCCGCTGGGCGGGAAAACGCCTGGCGACGGAGCCGGAATGGCACCTCGCCGCACAGGGCGGCGACGGGCGGGAATGGCCCTGGGGCGGTGCCTTCGACCCCGCGAAATGTAACCCCGGCAGCGGGCCGATGTCCGTGCGCTCCCTGCCGGAGGGACGCAGCGCCGCCGGGTGTTACCACATGAGCGGCAATGTCTGGGAATGGACCGAGAGCGAGCGGGACGACGGGCACACCCGATTCTGCATTCTGCGCGGCGGCGGCTGGTTCAAGCCCGAGGGCAGCGGATGGTACGTCCAGGGCGGACCCCAGCCCTGCACCAGCCACACCAAGTTCCTGCTCCTGTGGCCGGGGCTGGACCGCTGCGCCACCATCGGCTTCCGCTGCGCCGCCGACCCGGCGCCGTAG
- a CDS encoding 4-hydroxy-tetrahydrodipicolinate synthase, with amino-acid sequence MLKGSYVALVTPFKAGMEVDFEAYGRLIDFHLEKGTDGIVPCGCTGEAATLSHDEQKKCIRFTVERVAGRVPVIAGTGSNNTAEAVGLTKYAAEAGADGALLITPYYNKPTAAGQIAHYEAVAAAVDIPIMLYNVPGRTGTKIEPATVAKLSTVPNITSIKEACGSVDQVTQIISLCGITVLSGDDSLTLPMMSVGATGVVSVAANIVPAEVAALCREAAAGNYAGARELHYKLAPLFKGLFIETNPMPVKAALARMGLIENYLRLPLVPLSEGKYAELDAILKGLGLI; translated from the coding sequence ATGCTCAAAGGTTCTTATGTCGCGCTGGTGACCCCCTTCAAGGCCGGCATGGAGGTGGACTTCGAGGCTTACGGGCGCCTCATTGACTTCCATCTGGAAAAGGGGACCGACGGCATTGTCCCCTGCGGCTGCACGGGCGAGGCCGCCACGCTCTCGCATGACGAGCAGAAAAAGTGCATCCGCTTCACCGTCGAGCGGGTTGCCGGGCGCGTGCCCGTCATCGCCGGGACCGGGTCCAACAACACCGCCGAGGCCGTCGGCCTGACGAAGTACGCCGCGGAGGCCGGCGCCGACGGCGCGCTGCTCATCACGCCGTACTACAACAAGCCGACAGCCGCCGGACAGATTGCCCACTACGAGGCGGTGGCCGCCGCGGTGGACATCCCAATCATGCTGTACAACGTGCCCGGCCGCACGGGCACGAAGATCGAGCCCGCCACGGTCGCCAAACTCAGCACGGTCCCCAACATCACCTCGATCAAGGAGGCCTGCGGCAGCGTGGACCAGGTGACCCAGATCATCAGCCTGTGCGGCATCACGGTGCTCTCGGGCGACGACAGCCTCACCCTGCCGATGATGTCCGTCGGCGCCACCGGCGTCGTCTCCGTGGCCGCCAACATTGTCCCCGCCGAAGTGGCCGCGCTCTGCCGTGAGGCCGCCGCAGGCAACTATGCCGGCGCGCGTGAACTGCACTACAAACTGGCGCCGCTTTTCAAGGGGCTGTTCATCGAGACGAACCCCATGCCCGTGAAGGCGGCGCTGGCCCGGATGGGCCTCATTGAGAATTACCTGCGCCTGCCGCTGGTGCCCCTGAGCGAAGGAAAATACGCCGAGCTGGACGCCATCCTGAAGGGGCTCGGGCTTATCTGA
- the dnaB gene encoding replicative DNA helicase, which produces MKEPKGNKKGPPAGGPVFDRTPPSSIEAERSVLGSIIINPAAIGQALEILQENETDTFYVPAHQMIYDAAVAIFRRNFPVDLVTLSEELNRLGQLDAVGGAAYLADLAGASPTSANIEYYAQIVLDTALLRRLIVTCGGISATAYEQADTTDEILDQAEADIFRLNERRQANPIHPISRLVDDGVARIEKKIKDKTSINGVPTGFMELDKLLSGLQPSDMIVLAARPSVGKTAFALNIAANAATHEGKSVLIFSLEMAKEQLVQRLLCSVGQIDMNRLRDGFLAEAEFPKVQRAAGILAGAKIFIDESSGLTPLELRSKARRLDTQQKLDLIIIDYMQLMHVSGRAESRQTEISAISRAIKGIARELHVPVITLSQLSREADKDEDGSPKLSHLRESGAIEQDADVVMILSRPPKKDREGRENVILLNIAKQRNGPTGQVELLFRRSVQRFMSVDDKGVPGAAPPPGAVRRVPEAGLDMDEPVYDESAFEEDDAPF; this is translated from the coding sequence GTGAAGGAGCCCAAAGGGAACAAAAAAGGGCCGCCGGCCGGCGGCCCCGTATTTGACCGCACCCCGCCGTCCAGCATCGAGGCGGAGCGGTCGGTGCTGGGCTCGATCATCATCAACCCGGCGGCCATCGGCCAGGCCCTGGAAATTCTCCAGGAAAACGAGACCGACACCTTTTACGTCCCCGCGCACCAGATGATCTACGACGCGGCGGTGGCCATTTTCCGGCGCAACTTCCCCGTGGACCTGGTCACGCTCTCGGAGGAGCTGAACCGCCTGGGCCAGTTGGACGCCGTCGGGGGCGCCGCGTACCTTGCGGACCTTGCCGGGGCCAGCCCGACCTCGGCCAACATCGAGTATTACGCGCAGATAGTCCTGGACACGGCCCTGCTCCGGCGGTTGATTGTCACCTGCGGCGGCATCAGCGCGACGGCCTACGAGCAGGCGGACACGACGGACGAGATACTCGACCAGGCGGAGGCCGACATTTTCCGCCTGAACGAGCGCCGCCAGGCCAACCCCATCCACCCCATCAGCAGGCTGGTGGACGACGGCGTGGCCCGGATCGAAAAGAAGATCAAGGACAAGACCAGCATCAACGGGGTGCCCACGGGTTTCATGGAGCTGGACAAACTCCTTTCCGGGCTCCAGCCGTCGGACATGATTGTCCTCGCCGCGCGCCCGTCCGTGGGCAAGACGGCGTTCGCGCTGAACATCGCGGCCAACGCCGCCACGCACGAGGGGAAGAGCGTGCTGATCTTCAGCCTTGAAATGGCGAAGGAGCAGCTTGTCCAGCGGCTCCTGTGCAGCGTCGGCCAGATAGACATGAACCGGCTCCGGGACGGGTTTCTCGCCGAGGCCGAGTTTCCCAAGGTGCAGCGGGCGGCGGGGATTCTGGCCGGGGCGAAGATATTCATAGACGAGTCGTCGGGCCTGACCCCCCTGGAACTGCGGTCCAAGGCGCGGCGGCTCGACACGCAGCAGAAGCTTGACCTCATCATCATTGACTACATGCAGTTGATGCATGTCTCGGGGCGCGCGGAGAGCCGGCAGACTGAAATCTCCGCCATCAGCCGGGCCATCAAGGGCATCGCCCGCGAGCTGCATGTCCCGGTGATCACCCTGTCGCAGTTGAGCCGCGAGGCGGACAAGGACGAGGACGGCTCCCCGAAGCTCTCGCATCTGCGAGAGTCGGGGGCCATCGAGCAGGACGCGGACGTGGTGATGATCCTTTCGCGTCCGCCGAAGAAGGACCGCGAGGGCCGGGAAAACGTCATCCTGCTCAACATCGCCAAGCAGCGCAACGGCCCGACGGGCCAGGTGGAGCTGCTTTTCCGCCGCAGCGTGCAGCGCTTCATGAGCGTGGACGACAAGGGCGTCCCCGGCGCGGCCCCGCCGCCCGGCGCCGTCCGCCGCGTTCCGGAGGCCGGCCTGGACATGGACGAGCCCGTCTACGACGAGAGCGCGTTTGAAGAGGACGACGCCCCGTTTTAA
- the rpsF gene encoding 30S ribosomal protein S6, with protein sequence MRTYEALYIIAPTLDDDAIQAVTAGVETLITSNGGVIARSELWGRRKLAYEVKKHSEGFYVLLRFEADPELIKKLDTMFKLSETIIRHLVLHLDERTLKLEAQQQHQREEEARIAATRTRGENDDDDEDDDDDYVNVGRGRRRGRRDEDD encoded by the coding sequence TTGAGAACATACGAAGCGCTGTACATCATCGCCCCCACGCTGGACGATGATGCCATCCAGGCGGTGACTGCCGGTGTGGAGACCCTGATCACATCGAACGGCGGTGTCATTGCGCGCTCCGAACTCTGGGGCCGGCGCAAGCTGGCCTACGAGGTGAAGAAGCACAGCGAGGGCTTTTATGTCCTGCTGCGCTTTGAAGCCGATCCGGAACTCATCAAGAAGCTGGACACCATGTTCAAGCTGTCCGAAACGATCATCCGGCATCTTGTGCTGCACCTTGACGAGCGCACCCTGAAACTTGAAGCCCAGCAGCAGCACCAGCGCGAGGAGGAGGCCCGCATCGCGGCCACCCGCACGCGCGGCGAGAACGACGACGACGACGAGGACGACGACGACGACTATGTGAACGTCGGCCGCGGCCGCCGCCGTGGACGCAGGGACGAGGATGATTAA
- a CDS encoding 50S ribosomal protein L9, whose product MNVILCENVENLGTMGNKVQVSDGYARNFLIPRRLAVPADTASAKQIEHELRIIKKREELRRAEMTVVADKMRGITLEFHMRAGEDDKIFGSVTTAMIAEQLAAVGHEVSKKAIVLEEPIKALGIYTVTVKLFNGVETEVKAWVRGLEDEITTSGTESADEDEDEADEDDGEDY is encoded by the coding sequence ATGAACGTCATCCTTTGCGAGAATGTTGAGAATCTGGGCACCATGGGCAACAAGGTGCAGGTGTCGGACGGCTACGCGCGCAATTTTCTGATTCCGCGCAGGCTTGCGGTGCCCGCGGACACGGCGTCGGCGAAGCAGATCGAGCACGAGCTGCGCATCATCAAAAAGCGCGAGGAGCTGCGCCGGGCCGAGATGACCGTGGTCGCGGACAAGATGCGGGGCATCACCCTCGAGTTCCACATGCGCGCCGGCGAGGACGACAAAATCTTCGGCTCCGTGACCACCGCGATGATTGCCGAGCAGCTTGCGGCCGTTGGCCACGAGGTGAGCAAGAAGGCGATCGTGCTCGAGGAGCCCATCAAGGCGCTCGGCATCTACACCGTCACGGTCAAGCTGTTCAACGGCGTCGAGACCGAGGTGAAGGCCTGGGTCCGCGGGCTTGAGGACGAAATCACCACCTCCGGGACCGAATCCGCCGACGAGGATGAGGACGAGGCGGACGAGGACGACGGGGAAGACTACTAG
- a CDS encoding 30S ribosomal protein S18, translated as MSRAKVCRLTVDRVVYIDYKDINLLKHYVTERGKIIPSRITGASAKHQRMLNRAIKLAREAALLPFCAD; from the coding sequence CTGTCGCGGGCCAAGGTGTGCCGGCTGACGGTTGACCGCGTGGTTTACATTGACTACAAGGACATCAACCTGCTCAAGCACTATGTGACGGAGCGGGGCAAGATCATTCCGAGCCGCATCACCGGCGCCAGCGCCAAGCACCAGCGCATGCTGAACCGGGCCATCAAACTGGCCCGCGAAGCCGCGCTGCTGCCGTTCTGCGCGGACTAG